Genomic DNA from Nitrospirota bacterium:
ATATGACAAAGGCGGATTTAGCAGACACGATTTTTGAAAAAGTCGGTCTTTCAAAAAAGGAATCAATGGATATTCTGGAAACCCTTTTTGATTCAATGAAGGCAATCCTTTCAGAAGGAGAGTCCATCAAAATAGCCGGTTTCGGAACATTTCTGGTCAGGAAGAAAAAGGCGCGCAAGGGAAGAAACCCTAAGACAGGGGCGGAACTGCAGATTACTCCGAGAAAAGTAATTACATTTAAACCGAGCATACAGTTTAAAACTGCTGCGGATAAAGGTCTGTAGACTGCGGTTTTTGAATACAGCCCTTGCCTGTGAAGAAAGCAATGCCTGAAAAGCTTTTTTATAAAATCGGTGAGGTAAGCGGGATAGCAGGGGTTGA
This window encodes:
- a CDS encoding integration host factor subunit alpha, which gives rise to MTKADLADTIFEKVGLSKKESMDILETLFDSMKAILSEGESIKIAGFGTFLVRKKKARKGRNPKTGAELQITPRKVITFKPSIQFKTAADKGL